One region of Lysobacter silvisoli genomic DNA includes:
- a CDS encoding TatD family hydrolase has translation MQLIDIGANLTHDSFDHDRDAVLQRAREAGVSQLVVTGASREHSPKALALARKHPGLLYATAGVHPHHATEYTAECDAEMRALLSHSEVVAVGECGLDYFRDFSPRPAQRRAFEQQLQIAVDTRKPLFLHQRDAHADFMSTMRNFDGRLGAAVVHCFTGTREELFDYLDQDWHIGITGWLCDERRGQHLRELVRNIPADRLMIETDAPYLLPRTVKPAPSHRRNEPMYLAHIVEELARDRGEDVAVTAANSSATARAFFRLPAA, from the coding sequence ATGCAACTGATCGACATCGGCGCCAACCTCACCCACGACAGCTTCGACCACGACCGCGACGCCGTGCTGCAGCGCGCGCGCGAGGCCGGCGTGAGCCAGCTGGTGGTGACCGGCGCCAGCCGCGAGCATTCGCCCAAGGCGCTGGCGCTGGCGCGCAAGCACCCCGGCCTGCTCTACGCCACCGCCGGCGTGCATCCGCATCACGCCACCGAATACACCGCCGAATGCGACGCCGAAATGCGCGCCCTGCTGTCGCACAGCGAGGTGGTGGCGGTGGGCGAATGCGGGCTGGACTACTTTCGCGATTTCTCGCCGCGGCCGGCGCAGCGGCGCGCGTTCGAGCAGCAGCTGCAGATCGCCGTGGACACCCGCAAGCCGCTGTTCCTGCACCAGCGCGACGCGCATGCCGACTTCATGTCCACCATGCGCAACTTCGACGGCCGCCTGGGCGCGGCGGTGGTGCATTGCTTCACCGGCACGCGCGAGGAACTGTTCGATTACCTGGACCAGGACTGGCACATCGGCATCACCGGCTGGCTCTGCGACGAGCGCCGCGGCCAGCACCTGCGCGAACTGGTCAGGAACATTCCGGCCGACCGGCTGATGATCGAGACCGACGCGCCCTACCTGCTGCCGCGCACGGTCAAGCCGGCGCCTTCGCACCGCCGCAACGAGCCTATGTACCTGGCCCACATCGTCGAGGAACTCGCGCGCGACCGCGGCGAGGACGTGGCCGTCACCGCCGCCAACAGCAGCGCCACTGCGCGCGCGTTCTTCCGCCTGCCGGCGGCCTGA
- a CDS encoding DMT family transporter — protein MTPSHDPASRRIGLALAAAGAILFSAKAILAKLQYRYGIDALDVMALRMGLSLPLFALLGWRETRRARGGGQALSRRELGLIVVLGVLGYYASSLFDFWGLEYVPVSLERLILFLNPTFVLLLGVFAFGRKVARKEWVAMAVSYAGVALVMAENLRVEGEHVLLGSALVLMAAFCYALYLAMSGQLIQRVGSLRLVAYAMMVSTAATLLHYALARDFAPLLQLPWQVYGLAAANAVFCTFLPVTFTMAAVARLGAGTAAQLSVLGPVSLVFLGGWVLGEAITVTQVLGTAVVLGGVLILTRPGANSVPIPRS, from the coding sequence GTGACCCCCTCCCACGACCCCGCCTCGCGGCGCATCGGCCTGGCGCTGGCCGCGGCCGGCGCGATCCTGTTTTCGGCCAAGGCCATCCTGGCCAAGCTGCAGTACCGCTACGGCATCGACGCGCTGGACGTGATGGCGCTGCGCATGGGCCTGTCGCTGCCGCTGTTCGCGCTGCTGGGCTGGCGCGAGACCCGACGCGCGCGCGGCGGCGGGCAGGCGCTGAGCCGGCGCGAGCTGGGCCTGATCGTGGTGCTGGGCGTGCTGGGCTATTACGCCTCCAGCCTGTTCGACTTCTGGGGTTTGGAATACGTGCCGGTGTCGCTGGAGCGGCTGATCCTGTTCCTCAATCCCACCTTCGTGCTGCTGCTGGGCGTGTTCGCGTTCGGTCGCAAGGTCGCGCGCAAGGAATGGGTGGCGATGGCGGTGAGCTACGCCGGCGTGGCCCTGGTGATGGCCGAGAACCTGCGTGTGGAAGGCGAGCACGTGCTGCTGGGCAGCGCCTTGGTGCTGATGGCGGCGTTCTGCTACGCGCTGTACCTGGCCATGTCGGGCCAGCTGATCCAGCGCGTGGGGTCGTTGCGCCTGGTCGCCTACGCGATGATGGTGTCGACCGCGGCGACCCTGCTGCACTACGCGCTGGCGCGCGATTTCGCGCCGCTGCTGCAACTGCCGTGGCAGGTCTACGGGCTGGCCGCGGCCAACGCGGTGTTCTGCACGTTCCTGCCGGTGACGTTCACCATGGCGGCGGTGGCGCGCCTGGGGGCGGGCACGGCAGCGCAGTTGTCGGTGCTGGGGCCGGTGTCGCTGGTGTTCCTGGGCGGCTGGGTGCTGGGCGAGGCGATCACGGTCACTCAGGTGCTCGGCACCGCGGTGGTGCTGGGCGGCGTGCTGATCCTGACCCGCCCAGGCGCGAACTCGGTCCCGATCCCGCGCTCTTGA
- a CDS encoding Fe2+-dependent dioxygenase, translated as MIRVLSNVLTPAELQAVRELLPQVRFGDGRVTNPDSTVKQNLQAPQEDPANARIAQIARDAFMRHADLRIYAQPKQMARTTVVRYEPGMTYGWHVDEALFPSNPPLRSDLSCTLFLNPPQEYDGGELTIELGAQLLTYKLEPGSAILYPSTTIHRVSPVTRGVRLAAITWLQSWIADGARRELMVQLDEARAIAAAQPGGPDLRMQVLLESLRTNLFRMWADT; from the coding sequence ATGATCCGAGTGCTGTCCAATGTGCTCACCCCCGCCGAGCTGCAGGCGGTGCGTGAGCTGCTGCCGCAGGTGCGCTTCGGCGACGGCCGCGTCACCAACCCCGATTCCACGGTCAAGCAGAACCTGCAGGCGCCGCAGGAAGACCCGGCCAACGCGCGCATCGCCCAGATCGCGCGCGACGCCTTCATGCGCCACGCCGACCTGCGCATCTACGCCCAGCCCAAGCAGATGGCGCGGACCACGGTGGTGCGTTACGAGCCGGGCATGACCTACGGCTGGCACGTGGACGAGGCGCTGTTCCCGTCCAACCCGCCGCTGCGCAGCGACCTGTCGTGCACCTTGTTCCTCAATCCGCCGCAGGAATACGACGGCGGCGAGCTGACGATCGAACTGGGCGCGCAGCTGCTGACGTACAAGCTGGAGCCGGGCAGCGCGATCCTGTACCCGTCGACCACCATTCACCGGGTCAGCCCGGTCACCCGCGGCGTGCGCCTGGCCGCGATCACCTGGCTGCAAAGCTGGATCGCCGACGGCGCGCGGCGCGAGCTGATGGTGCAGTTGGACGAGGCGCGCGCGATCGCCGCGGCCCAGCCCGGCGGCCCGGACCTGCGCATGCAGGTGCTGCTGGAATCGCTGCGCACCAACCTGTTCCGGATGTGGGCCGATACCTGA
- the hrpB gene encoding ATP-dependent helicase HrpB — protein MSTPAFPIDALLPRIRDSLAAHPRLVLEAPPGAGKTTQVPPALLDEPWLAGRKIVMLEPRRVAARAAAQFMARQRGEAAGQTVGYRIRFENLVSARTRIEVVTEGILTRMIQDDPTLDGVGALLFDEFHERHLAADLGLALALDVQASLREDLRIVVMSATLDGERLAQFLDAPRLSSAGRSYPVSIAHYPARRDEKLEHHTRRAVEHALSQHPGDVLVFLPGQREIARADAALAGSEAVRGVDVLALHGELPVEQQSRVLQPDPDGRRRVVLATNVAESSVTLPGVRAVVDAGLAREPRYDPNSGFARLDVVAIAQASADQRAGRAGRVAEGWAYRLWPESQRLEPQRRPEIAQVELAGLALELAAWGDAPLRFPDPPPSGALAAARELLQRLGALDGRAITPFGRRMLALGTHPRLAAMLLAPSDPGERALACDLAALLEARDPLRMGGDALAARWQALAAFRAGRAPAEASRSALAALDQASKQWRRRLRVDAAPPTQAPAHALGDLLLHAFPDRIARQHPSDPYRYQLANGRSARLFDDSALYGEPWLAISELRDDPRDARVLRAAPLDEARLEREFPQRFVSEDRVVWDAGARAIAAVRERRFDRIVLDSRALARPDPARYADALVDAVRQLGLDALPWTPALRQWRARVRSLRAWLPELAGDDGLPELSDAQLLATLDDWLKPALSGKSRLDALSESELGEALRSRLEWSQRQRIDALAPLRIVVPSGMERGIDYGFDEESGAAAPVLAVKLQELFGLADTPRIADGRVPLTLHLLSPAGRPLQVTQDLKGFWERTYPEVKKEMKGRYPKHPWPDDPWTATATHRAKPRGT, from the coding sequence GTGAGCACCCCCGCCTTCCCCATCGACGCCCTGCTGCCGCGCATCCGCGACAGCCTCGCCGCGCACCCGCGCCTGGTGCTGGAAGCGCCGCCCGGCGCCGGCAAGACCACCCAGGTGCCGCCGGCCCTGCTCGACGAACCCTGGCTCGCCGGCCGCAAGATCGTGATGCTGGAACCGCGCCGTGTGGCCGCGCGCGCGGCCGCGCAGTTCATGGCGCGCCAGCGCGGCGAAGCCGCCGGCCAGACCGTGGGCTACCGCATCCGCTTCGAAAACCTGGTCTCCGCGCGCACCCGCATCGAGGTGGTCACCGAAGGCATCCTGACCCGCATGATCCAGGACGACCCGACCCTGGACGGCGTGGGCGCGCTGCTGTTCGACGAATTCCACGAACGCCACCTGGCCGCCGACCTGGGCCTGGCGCTGGCGCTGGACGTGCAGGCCTCGCTGCGCGAGGACCTGCGCATCGTGGTGATGTCGGCCACCCTGGACGGCGAGCGCCTGGCCCAGTTCCTGGACGCGCCGCGCCTGAGCAGCGCGGGCCGCAGCTATCCGGTGTCGATCGCCCATTACCCCGCGCGCCGCGACGAGAAGCTCGAACACCACACCCGCCGCGCGGTCGAGCATGCGCTGAGCCAGCACCCCGGCGACGTGCTGGTGTTCCTGCCCGGCCAGCGCGAGATCGCGCGCGCCGACGCCGCGCTCGCCGGCAGCGAGGCGGTGCGCGGCGTCGACGTGCTCGCGCTGCACGGCGAGCTGCCGGTGGAGCAGCAATCGCGCGTGCTGCAGCCCGATCCCGACGGCCGCCGCCGCGTGGTGCTGGCCACCAACGTCGCCGAATCCAGCGTGACCTTGCCGGGCGTGCGCGCGGTGGTCGACGCCGGCCTGGCGCGCGAACCGCGTTACGACCCCAACAGCGGCTTCGCCCGCCTGGACGTGGTCGCCATCGCCCAGGCCTCGGCCGACCAGCGCGCCGGCCGCGCCGGCCGTGTCGCCGAAGGCTGGGCTTATCGCCTGTGGCCCGAGTCGCAGCGGCTGGAACCGCAGCGCCGGCCCGAGATCGCGCAAGTGGAATTGGCCGGACTGGCGCTGGAACTCGCGGCCTGGGGCGATGCGCCGCTGCGCTTCCCCGACCCGCCGCCCAGCGGCGCGCTGGCCGCGGCACGCGAACTGCTGCAACGCCTGGGCGCGCTGGACGGCCGCGCGATCACCCCGTTCGGCCGGCGCATGCTGGCGCTGGGCACGCACCCGCGCTTGGCGGCGATGCTGCTCGCGCCCAGCGATCCCGGCGAGCGCGCGCTGGCCTGCGACCTGGCCGCCTTGCTGGAAGCGCGCGATCCGCTGCGCATGGGCGGCGATGCGCTGGCCGCGCGCTGGCAGGCGCTGGCCGCGTTCCGCGCCGGCCGCGCGCCGGCCGAGGCCTCGCGTTCGGCGCTGGCCGCGTTGGACCAGGCCAGCAAGCAGTGGCGGCGCCGTCTGCGCGTGGACGCCGCGCCGCCCACCCAGGCGCCCGCGCACGCGCTGGGCGATCTGCTGTTGCACGCCTTTCCCGATCGCATCGCCCGCCAGCACCCCAGCGATCCGTATCGCTACCAGCTGGCCAACGGCCGCAGCGCGCGCCTGTTCGACGACAGCGCGCTGTACGGCGAACCCTGGCTGGCGATCAGCGAACTGCGCGACGACCCGCGCGATGCGCGCGTGCTGCGCGCCGCGCCGCTGGACGAGGCGCGGCTGGAGCGCGAGTTCCCGCAGCGCTTCGTCAGCGAAGACCGCGTGGTCTGGGATGCCGGCGCGCGCGCGATCGCCGCGGTGCGCGAACGCCGGTTCGATCGCATCGTGCTCGACAGCCGCGCGCTGGCGCGGCCGGACCCGGCGCGCTACGCCGACGCCCTGGTCGATGCCGTGCGCCAGCTCGGCCTGGACGCGCTGCCGTGGACGCCCGCGCTGCGGCAGTGGCGCGCGCGCGTGCGCAGCCTGCGCGCCTGGCTGCCGGAACTGGCCGGCGACGACGGCCTGCCCGAGCTGTCCGATGCGCAGCTGCTGGCCACGCTGGACGACTGGCTCAAGCCCGCGCTCAGCGGCAAGAGCCGGCTGGATGCGCTCAGCGAAAGCGAGCTGGGCGAGGCGCTGCGCTCGCGCCTGGAGTGGTCGCAGCGCCAGCGCATCGACGCGCTGGCGCCGCTGCGCATCGTGGTGCCCTCCGGCATGGAGCGCGGCATCGACTATGGTTTCGACGAGGAAAGCGGCGCGGCCGCGCCGGTGCTGGCGGTGAAGCTGCAGGAACTGTTCGGCCTGGCCGACACCCCGCGCATCGCCGACGGCCGCGTGCCGCTGACCTTGCACCTGCTCTCGCCCGCGGGCCGTCCACTGCAGGTCACCCAGGACCTCAAGGGCTTCTGGGAGCGCACCTACCCGGAAGTGAAAAAGGAAATGAAGGGGCGCTATCCCAAGCATCCCTGGCCGGACGATCCGTGGACGGCGACGGCGACGCATCGGGCCAAGCCGCGGGGGACGTGA
- a CDS encoding pseudouridine synthase, whose translation MLIAFNKPYGVLCQFTDRSVPPRPTLAGFGLPPDVYAAGRLDHDSEGLLLLTDDGGLAHRLTDPRHKQPKTYWVQVEGQPDDAQLQALRDGVELNDGLTRPARVERLDTPTLWPRDPPVRYRKTVPDAWLALTISEGRNRQVRRMTAAVGLPTLRLVRVAIGAHRIDGLAPGEWREV comes from the coding sequence ATGCTGATCGCGTTCAACAAACCCTATGGCGTGCTGTGCCAGTTCACCGACCGCAGCGTCCCGCCACGGCCGACCCTGGCCGGCTTCGGCCTGCCGCCGGACGTGTACGCCGCCGGCCGCCTGGACCACGACAGCGAAGGCCTGCTGCTGCTCACCGACGACGGCGGCCTGGCCCACCGCCTCACCGATCCGCGCCATAAGCAGCCCAAGACGTATTGGGTGCAGGTGGAAGGCCAGCCCGACGACGCGCAACTGCAGGCGTTGCGCGACGGCGTGGAACTCAACGACGGACTCACCCGCCCCGCGCGCGTGGAACGCCTGGATACGCCTACGCTTTGGCCGCGCGATCCGCCGGTGCGCTATCGCAAGACGGTGCCCGATGCCTGGCTCGCGCTGACGATTAGCGAGGGGCGCAATCGGCAGGTGCGGCGTATGACGGCTGCCGTGGGTTTGCCGACGTTGCGATTGGTGCGTGTGGCGATAGGAGCGCATCGCATCGACGGTTTGGCGCCGGGGGAGTGGCGGGAGGTTTAG
- a CDS encoding hybrid sensor histidine kinase/response regulator — MHSADVSEPQPAPPQGDATASSDKPVAHAGPANPDASMGRVLVVDDQAANLRVVGTLLQRQGYEVIPASSGDEALARYAESEPDLILLDVMMPGMDGFEVMEALRAKAPLRVPVVFVTAAHDRDLLLRAFDAGVVDYVTKPFLPEELLARVNAHIGLKLTRDRLERVAREREELVNLVAHDLKNPLTSVLFASDMLRSDGCRPERVPRYLQMIHESADDALGYIRHYLESSSEGRRRHGGERADLAQTLEWLVHRYEMQLDARGIRIEVAPPLGRAEVAIDTRVLRQVSENLVTNAMKYAPGSELLLAARPGAPGYWQLIVADRGPGIAPGRQRELFKPFVRLHEADLDDGLSSGLGLSLARRIVANVGGQLWYEDRRRGGARFVLELPEAPPGD, encoded by the coding sequence ATGCACAGCGCCGACGTCTCCGAACCACAACCGGCCCCGCCGCAAGGCGACGCGACCGCGTCGTCGGACAAACCCGTGGCGCATGCCGGGCCGGCCAACCCGGACGCGTCCATGGGCCGGGTGCTGGTGGTCGACGACCAGGCCGCCAACCTGCGCGTGGTCGGCACCCTGCTGCAGCGCCAGGGCTACGAGGTCATCCCCGCCTCCAGCGGCGACGAGGCCCTGGCCCGCTACGCCGAATCCGAACCCGACCTGATCCTGCTCGACGTGATGATGCCGGGCATGGACGGCTTCGAGGTCATGGAGGCGCTGCGCGCCAAGGCGCCGCTGCGCGTGCCGGTGGTGTTCGTCACCGCCGCCCACGACCGCGACCTGCTGCTGCGCGCCTTCGACGCCGGCGTGGTCGACTACGTGACCAAGCCTTTCCTGCCCGAAGAATTGTTGGCGCGGGTCAACGCGCACATCGGCCTCAAGCTCACCCGCGACCGCCTGGAACGCGTGGCGCGCGAGCGCGAGGAACTGGTCAACCTGGTCGCGCACGATCTGAAGAACCCACTGACCAGCGTGCTGTTCGCCAGCGACATGCTGCGCAGCGACGGCTGCCGCCCCGAGCGCGTGCCGCGCTACCTGCAGATGATCCACGAGAGCGCGGACGACGCGCTGGGCTACATCCGCCACTACCTGGAAAGCAGCAGCGAAGGCCGCCGCCGCCACGGCGGCGAGCGCGCCGACCTGGCCCAGACCCTGGAATGGCTGGTGCATCGTTACGAAATGCAGTTGGACGCACGCGGCATCCGCATCGAAGTGGCGCCGCCGCTGGGCCGCGCCGAAGTGGCCATCGACACGCGCGTGCTGCGCCAGGTCAGCGAGAACCTGGTCACCAACGCCATGAAGTACGCGCCGGGCAGCGAGCTGCTGCTGGCCGCACGCCCGGGCGCGCCCGGCTATTGGCAGTTGATCGTGGCCGATCGCGGCCCCGGCATCGCACCGGGGCGGCAACGCGAACTGTTCAAGCCCTTCGTGCGCCTGCACGAGGCCGACCTGGACGACGGCCTGTCCAGCGGCCTGGGCCTGTCGCTGGCACGGCGCATCGTGGCCAACGTCGGCGGCCAGCTCTGGTACGAGGACCGCCGCCGCGGCGGCGCGCGCTTCGTGCTAGAACTGCCGGAAGCGCCGCCGGGCGACTGA
- a CDS encoding carboxymuconolactone decarboxylase family protein — translation MNDTATAARPINYQREIPDVLQALGGVHRVIDDHGLERGLRHLVQLRASQLNGCDYCIKLHTREALEDGESEQRLQALAGWDACTEFSQREAAALAWTEALTRLQPGTELGSLRARLRQHFNDNEIGALTSNVAMINLWNRIQVSRH, via the coding sequence ATGAACGACACCGCCACCGCCGCGCGTCCGATCAACTACCAGCGCGAAATCCCCGACGTGCTGCAGGCCCTGGGCGGCGTGCACCGGGTGATCGACGACCACGGCCTGGAGCGCGGCCTGCGCCACCTGGTGCAGCTGCGCGCCTCGCAGCTCAACGGCTGCGACTACTGCATCAAGCTGCACACCCGCGAAGCGCTGGAAGACGGCGAGAGCGAACAGCGCCTGCAGGCGCTGGCCGGCTGGGACGCCTGCACCGAGTTCAGTCAACGCGAAGCAGCGGCGCTGGCCTGGACCGAAGCCCTGACCCGGCTGCAGCCCGGCACCGAGCTGGGCTCGCTGCGCGCGCGCCTGCGCCAGCACTTCAACGATAATGAAATCGGTGCGCTGACGTCGAACGTGGCGATGATCAATCTGTGGAACCGGATCCAGGTGTCGAGGCACTGA
- the sigJ gene encoding RNA polymerase sigma factor SigJ, which produces MAKVADTQQAAAVFESQRGLLTGLAYRILGSRADAEDAVQDTYLKWREADHAAIDNPAAWLTTLCTRRSIDLLRSAHRSRVDYVGSWLPEPIHSASEDHPEAALSLASSLSTAFLLLLERLTPKERAAYLLHEIFDLPYPQIASTLDMQEPACRKLVSRAKAHVERAGVRHATPLQRQDELLGAFERAIASGRTEDFAALLADDIELRADSGGKVPTRLDVMRGREQVLDFVMGALRQFWGEYHWRPADLNGARGAILEHDGQVEAALSFAYDEHGRLSRIYIMRNPDKLAALDAPALA; this is translated from the coding sequence ATGGCCAAAGTCGCCGACACCCAGCAGGCCGCGGCCGTGTTCGAAAGCCAGCGCGGCCTGCTGACCGGGCTGGCCTACCGCATCCTCGGCTCGCGTGCCGATGCCGAGGACGCGGTGCAGGACACTTACCTGAAATGGCGCGAGGCCGACCACGCCGCCATCGACAACCCGGCCGCGTGGCTGACCACCCTGTGCACCCGGCGCAGCATCGACCTGCTGCGCTCGGCCCACCGCAGCCGCGTGGACTATGTGGGTTCGTGGCTGCCCGAGCCCATCCACAGCGCCAGCGAGGACCATCCCGAAGCGGCGCTGTCGCTGGCATCCTCGCTGAGCACGGCCTTCCTGCTGCTGCTGGAACGGCTGACGCCGAAGGAGCGTGCGGCCTACCTGCTGCACGAGATCTTCGACCTGCCGTACCCGCAGATCGCCAGCACCCTGGACATGCAGGAGCCGGCCTGCCGCAAGCTGGTCTCGCGCGCGAAGGCGCACGTGGAACGCGCCGGCGTGCGTCACGCCACGCCGCTGCAGCGCCAGGACGAACTGCTGGGCGCGTTCGAGCGCGCGATCGCCAGCGGCCGCACCGAGGATTTCGCCGCGTTGCTGGCCGACGACATCGAACTGCGCGCCGACAGCGGCGGCAAGGTGCCCACGCGCCTGGACGTGATGCGCGGGCGCGAGCAGGTGCTGGACTTCGTCATGGGCGCGCTGCGCCAGTTCTGGGGCGAGTACCACTGGCGCCCGGCCGACCTCAACGGCGCGCGCGGGGCGATCCTGGAGCACGACGGCCAGGTCGAGGCCGCGCTGTCGTTCGCCTACGACGAACACGGCCGCCTGAGCCGCATCTACATCATGCGCAACCCGGACAAGCTGGCCGCGCTGGACGCCCCCGCGCTGGCCTGA
- a CDS encoding class I SAM-dependent methyltransferase — MTATPLHRPLLIAALAAALSLGAAAQAATPAKSKQAAPAATSAALDAAVAGQWRDPKNRARDGYRHPAQTLGFFGVKPNQTVIEITPGGGWYSEILAPYLKADGRYVAAVWDDAIPDQPKYRYSLNTALRAKFAGNATVYGSPDVRVFDPKAPVFGPAGGADAVLTFRNAHNWVEEGTAPAYFKAFFDALKPGGVLGVVDHRAKPGTDLEKMKSSGYLTEALVIELAQNAGFVLDEKSEINANPKDTADHPNGVWTLPPSNRHDAADAAKYKAIGESDRMTLRFKKPG; from the coding sequence ATGACCGCCACTCCCCTGCACCGCCCGCTGCTGATCGCCGCCCTCGCCGCCGCGCTGAGCCTGGGCGCCGCCGCGCAGGCGGCCACGCCGGCCAAGTCCAAGCAGGCCGCGCCGGCCGCCACCTCCGCCGCGCTCGACGCCGCCGTCGCCGGCCAGTGGCGCGATCCCAAGAACCGCGCGCGCGACGGCTACCGCCATCCGGCGCAGACGCTGGGCTTCTTCGGTGTCAAACCGAACCAGACCGTCATCGAAATCACTCCGGGCGGCGGCTGGTACAGCGAGATCCTCGCGCCCTACCTCAAGGCCGACGGCCGCTACGTCGCCGCGGTGTGGGACGACGCGATTCCCGACCAGCCCAAGTACCGTTACAGCCTGAATACCGCGCTGCGCGCCAAGTTCGCGGGCAACGCCACGGTGTACGGCAGCCCCGACGTGCGCGTGTTCGATCCCAAGGCACCGGTGTTCGGCCCGGCTGGCGGCGCCGACGCGGTGCTGACCTTCCGCAATGCCCACAACTGGGTCGAAGAAGGCACCGCGCCGGCCTACTTCAAGGCCTTCTTCGACGCGCTCAAGCCTGGCGGCGTGCTCGGCGTGGTCGACCACCGCGCCAAGCCCGGCACCGACCTGGAGAAGATGAAGAGCTCCGGCTACCTGACCGAGGCGCTGGTGATCGAACTGGCCCAGAACGCCGGCTTCGTGCTGGACGAGAAGAGCGAGATCAACGCCAACCCCAAGGACACCGCCGACCATCCCAACGGCGTGTGGACCCTGCCGCCGAGCAACCGCCACGACGCGGCCGACGCCGCCAAGTACAAGGCCATCGGCGAAAGCGACCGCATGACCCTGCGCTTCAAGAAGCCGGGCTGA
- a CDS encoding LysR substrate-binding domain-containing protein, producing the protein MSRPPLHALLGFAAAARSGNLTRAAASMHLTVSALSHQIRALEERLGRRLFERGPRGVKLTADGERLMNRIAPHLEALDHALRPYAPCRDEVLTLSLMASMASAWLVPRLGDFLALHPQLELNLLSSSNLVDFGRETNVDAALRGGYGGWPGVVIEHLFDETLTPVASPKLIARMGGLPALEDLQRWPLLGDPADHWRDWFEHYGGREPNRYVAHFDDSETMHRAAVEGMGVALARMARTRLLIENGQLVSLRPERLRTDYAHYLVYPQRSADHSGLLAFRDWVHAQARDYVARMEPLPDDDGPRKVRKHSQT; encoded by the coding sequence ATGAGCCGCCCACCCTTGCACGCCCTGCTGGGCTTCGCCGCCGCCGCCCGCAGCGGCAACCTGACCCGCGCGGCGGCGTCCATGCACCTCACCGTCAGCGCCCTGAGTCACCAGATCCGTGCCTTGGAGGAACGCCTGGGCCGGCGTTTGTTCGAACGCGGGCCGCGCGGGGTCAAGCTCACTGCCGACGGCGAGCGGCTGATGAACCGCATCGCCCCGCACCTGGAAGCGCTGGACCACGCGCTGCGCCCCTACGCGCCCTGCCGCGACGAGGTGCTGACCCTGAGCCTGATGGCCTCGATGGCCTCGGCCTGGCTGGTGCCGCGGCTGGGCGACTTCCTCGCCCTGCACCCGCAGCTCGAGCTCAACCTGCTGTCCAGTTCCAACCTGGTCGACTTCGGCCGCGAGACCAATGTCGACGCCGCCCTGCGCGGCGGTTACGGCGGCTGGCCGGGCGTGGTGATCGAGCACCTGTTCGACGAAACCCTGACCCCGGTGGCCAGTCCCAAATTGATCGCGCGCATGGGCGGGCTGCCCGCCCTGGAAGACCTGCAGCGCTGGCCGCTGCTCGGCGATCCGGCCGACCACTGGCGCGACTGGTTCGAGCATTACGGCGGCCGCGAGCCCAACCGCTACGTCGCCCACTTCGACGACTCGGAAACCATGCACCGCGCCGCGGTCGAAGGCATGGGCGTGGCGCTGGCGCGCATGGCGCGCACGCGCCTGCTGATCGAGAACGGGCAGCTGGTATCGCTGCGCCCGGAGCGCCTGCGCACCGACTACGCGCATTACCTGGTGTACCCGCAGCGCTCGGCCGATCACAGCGGCCTGCTCGCGTTCCGCGATTGGGTGCATGCGCAGGCGCGCGACTACGTGGCGCGCATGGAGCCGCTGCCCGACGACGACGGACCGCGCAAGGTGCGCAAGCACTCGCAGACCTGA